One genomic region from Streptomyces sp. NBC_01304 encodes:
- a CDS encoding GNAT family N-acetyltransferase: MILRPMRDTAEDLEAVRLIATAAFESLRASLGEPPDPEPAPESIAREVALNRHFVRTDPGGCWLAFDEEGEPLGAALASKREGTWGLSLLVVSPAAQGKGVGRALLGRAVAYGADCPRGIISGSPDPRAARAYRGAGFTLHPAMRFKGTLDPAGLAAPDGPVLVGGPEHRELMDGVDRLKRGGAHGPDHDELLRRAGLLVADDEAGSGYCYFDRADGKVLTVVATTEQVGARLLTSALLRLDAGTTVTVANVTAEQEWAVDVLFAARLEVTAGAYVCLRGMRPPTAFVPSGMFL, encoded by the coding sequence ATGATCCTCAGGCCCATGCGGGACACCGCCGAAGACCTCGAAGCCGTACGACTGATCGCCACGGCCGCTTTCGAGTCCCTGAGGGCCTCGCTCGGCGAGCCACCGGATCCCGAGCCGGCTCCGGAGAGCATCGCCCGTGAGGTCGCCCTGAACCGGCACTTCGTCCGCACGGACCCCGGCGGCTGCTGGCTCGCCTTCGACGAGGAGGGAGAGCCCCTCGGTGCCGCGCTCGCCTCGAAGCGCGAGGGCACCTGGGGGCTCTCCCTCCTCGTCGTGTCACCGGCCGCGCAGGGCAAGGGAGTTGGGCGGGCACTACTGGGGCGGGCCGTGGCGTACGGCGCCGACTGTCCGCGCGGGATCATCTCCGGGTCCCCCGATCCCCGGGCCGCGCGCGCCTACCGGGGTGCCGGGTTCACGCTGCATCCGGCGATGCGCTTCAAAGGGACCCTCGATCCGGCGGGACTCGCCGCTCCGGACGGGCCGGTGCTGGTGGGCGGTCCCGAGCACCGGGAGCTCATGGACGGCGTCGACCGGCTCAAGCGGGGCGGGGCGCACGGCCCCGACCACGACGAACTCCTGCGCCGCGCCGGCCTGTTGGTCGCGGACGACGAGGCGGGCAGTGGCTACTGCTACTTCGACAGGGCCGACGGGAAGGTCCTCACCGTCGTCGCGACCACCGAGCAGGTCGGCGCCCGGCTGCTCACCTCGGCGCTCCTTCGTCTCGACGCGGGCACCACGGTGACGGTCGCCAATGTCACCGCCGAGCAGGAGTGGGCGGTGGACGTGCTGTTCGCCGCCCGCCTCGAGGTGACCGCCGGGGCCTATGTGTGTCTGCGCGGGATGCGGCCGCCGACCGCGTTCGTGCCGTCGGGCATGTTCCTGTAG
- the nadA gene encoding quinolinate synthase NadA codes for MTTAQSPVELDVQPTPLALLLLGREADPKSERGVDCPGDLPAASDPDLVERARAAKEKLGDKVFVLGHHYQRDEVIQFADVTGDSFKLARDAAAKPEAEYIVFCGVHFMAESADILTTDDQKVVLPDLAAGCSMADMATAEQVAECWDVLTEAGVAEQVVPVSYMNSSADIKAFTGKHGGTICTSSNAKKALEWAFEQGEKVLFLPDQHLGRNTAVRDMGMSLDDCVLYNPHKPNGGLTAEQLRDAKMILWRGHCSVHGRFSLDSVADVRTRIPGVNVLVHPECKHEVVAAADYVGSTEYIIKTLEAAPAGSKWAIGTELNLVRRLANRFAAEDKEVVFLDKTVCFCSTMNRIDLPHLVWTLESLAEGNLVNRIEVDRETEQFAKLALERMLALP; via the coding sequence GTGACCACCGCCCAATCCCCCGTAGAGCTTGACGTCCAGCCGACTCCGCTCGCCCTGCTCCTGCTCGGTCGCGAGGCCGACCCGAAGAGCGAGCGCGGTGTCGACTGCCCTGGTGACCTGCCCGCCGCATCCGACCCGGACCTGGTGGAGCGCGCCCGCGCGGCCAAGGAGAAGCTCGGGGACAAGGTCTTCGTGCTCGGCCACCACTACCAGCGCGACGAGGTCATCCAGTTCGCCGACGTCACCGGGGACTCCTTCAAGCTCGCGCGTGACGCGGCCGCCAAGCCGGAGGCCGAGTACATCGTCTTCTGCGGTGTGCACTTCATGGCCGAGTCCGCGGACATCCTGACGACGGACGACCAGAAGGTAGTGCTCCCGGACCTCGCCGCCGGCTGTTCCATGGCCGACATGGCGACGGCCGAGCAGGTCGCCGAGTGCTGGGACGTGCTGACCGAGGCCGGCGTGGCCGAGCAGGTCGTGCCCGTCTCGTACATGAACTCCTCCGCCGACATCAAGGCCTTCACCGGCAAGCACGGCGGCACCATCTGCACCTCCTCCAACGCCAAGAAGGCCCTGGAGTGGGCCTTCGAGCAGGGCGAGAAGGTGCTCTTCCTGCCGGACCAGCACCTCGGCCGCAACACCGCCGTACGGGACATGGGGATGTCGCTCGACGACTGCGTCCTCTACAACCCGCACAAGCCGAACGGCGGGCTCACCGCCGAGCAGCTGCGCGACGCGAAGATGATCCTGTGGCGCGGGCACTGCTCGGTGCACGGCCGGTTCTCGCTGGACTCCGTGGCTGACGTGCGGACGCGGATCCCCGGCGTGAACGTCCTCGTGCACCCCGAGTGCAAGCACGAGGTCGTGGCGGCCGCGGACTACGTCGGGTCGACGGAGTACATCATCAAGACCCTGGAGGCGGCCCCGGCCGGCTCCAAGTGGGCCATCGGCACCGAGCTCAACCTGGTTCGCCGCCTCGCCAACCGCTTCGCCGCCGAGGACAAGGAGGTCGTCTTCCTCGACAAGACGGTCTGCTTCTGCTCGACCATGAACCGGATCGACCTGCCGCACCTGGTGTGGACCCTTGAGTCCCTGGCCGAGGGGAACCTGGTCAACCGGATCGAGGTCGACCGGGAGACGGAGCAGTTCGCGAAGCTGGCCCTTGAGCGGATGCTGGCGCTGCCGTAG
- a CDS encoding HesB/IscA family protein, which produces MSVSDEKTTVSDGILLSEAAAGKVKALLDQEGRDDLALRVAVQPGGCSGLRYQLFFDERSLDGDVVKDFDGVKVVTDRMSAPYLGGASIDFVDTIEKQGFTIDNPNATGSCACGDSFS; this is translated from the coding sequence ATGTCCGTATCGGACGAGAAGACCACTGTCAGCGACGGCATCCTCCTGTCCGAGGCCGCCGCGGGCAAGGTCAAGGCCCTGCTCGACCAGGAAGGCCGTGACGACCTCGCGCTGCGCGTCGCCGTCCAGCCCGGCGGCTGCTCCGGCCTCCGCTACCAGCTCTTCTTCGACGAGCGCTCGCTCGACGGCGACGTCGTCAAGGACTTCGACGGCGTCAAGGTCGTCACCGACCGCATGAGCGCCCCGTACCTCGGCGGCGCCTCGATCGACTTCGTCGACACCATCGAGAAGCAGGGCTTCACCATCGACAACCCCAACGCCACGGGCTCCTGCGCCTGCGGCGACTCGTTCAGCTAA
- a CDS encoding carbohydrate kinase family protein has translation MRIAVTGSIATDHLMTFPGRFADQLVADQLHTVSLSFLVDNLDVRRGGVAPNICFGMGQLGGKPILVGAAGYDFDEYRAWLDRHGVDTTSVRISETLHTARFVCTTDADHNQIGSFYTGAMSEARQIELQTVAERVGGLDLVLIGADDPEAMLRHTEECRSRNIPFAADFSQQIARMDGEEIRILLDGAEYLFSNEYEKGLIESKTGWTDKEILGKVGHRVTTLGSRGVRIERVGQDPIEVGVPEEDAKVDPTGVGDAFRAGFLTGLGWGVGLERAAQLGCMLATLVIETLGTQEYTLRRAHFMDRFTKAYGFEAATEVQEHLA, from the coding sequence ATGCGTATCGCAGTCACCGGCTCCATCGCCACCGACCACCTCATGACCTTCCCCGGCCGATTCGCCGACCAACTGGTCGCCGATCAGCTGCACACGGTCTCGCTCTCCTTCCTGGTCGACAACCTCGACGTCCGCAGGGGAGGCGTCGCCCCGAACATCTGCTTCGGCATGGGCCAGCTCGGCGGCAAGCCGATCCTGGTGGGTGCCGCAGGTTACGACTTCGACGAGTACCGCGCCTGGCTCGACCGGCACGGCGTCGACACCACCTCGGTCCGGATCTCCGAGACCCTGCACACGGCCCGCTTCGTGTGCACCACGGACGCCGACCACAACCAGATCGGCTCCTTCTACACGGGCGCCATGAGCGAGGCCCGCCAGATCGAGCTGCAGACCGTCGCCGAGCGCGTCGGCGGCCTCGACCTCGTCCTGATCGGCGCCGACGACCCGGAGGCGATGCTCCGCCATACCGAGGAGTGCCGCTCGAGGAACATCCCGTTCGCCGCCGACTTCTCGCAGCAGATCGCGCGCATGGACGGCGAGGAGATCCGCATCCTCCTGGACGGCGCCGAGTACCTCTTCTCCAACGAGTACGAGAAGGGCCTCATCGAGTCCAAGACCGGCTGGACCGACAAGGAGATCCTCGGCAAGGTCGGCCACCGCGTCACCACCCTCGGCTCCCGCGGCGTGCGCATCGAGCGCGTCGGCCAGGACCCGATCGAGGTCGGCGTGCCCGAGGAGGACGCCAAGGTCGACCCGACCGGCGTCGGCGACGCGTTCCGCGCGGGCTTCCTCACCGGCCTCGGCTGGGGCGTCGGCCTGGAGCGCGCCGCCCAGCTCGGCTGCATGCTGGCCACGCTGGTCATCGAGACCCTGGGCACCCAGGAGTACACCCTGCGCCGCGCCCACTTCATGGACCGCTTCACCAAGGCGTACGGCTTCGAGGCCGCCACCGAGGTCCAGGAGCACCTGGCGTAA
- a CDS encoding cysteine desulfurase/sulfurtransferase TusA family protein — MPYFDVASSAPLHPVARQALLASLDEGWADPARLYKEGRRARLLLDAAREAAAQAVGCRPDELVFTSSGTRAVHSGIAGALAGRRRVGRHVVVSAVEHSAVLHSAADHESRDGAATQVPVDRSGRVNVAAYAEALRADTALACLQSANHEVGTVQPVAEVAEACRAAGVPLLVDGAQSLPWGPVAGDWSLLAGSAHKWGGPAGVGLLAVRKGVRFAAQGPLDERESGRAAGFENLPAIVAAAASLRAVHAEAAQEAVRLRELTERIRARVPQLVPDVAVVGDPERRLPHLVTFSCLYVDGETLLHELDRAGFSVSSGSSCTSSTLTPSHVLKAMGVLSEGNVRVSLPVGTSAEVVEEFLAVLPGVVGSVREKLGAPVAAVRPARAQSLVVDALGERCPIPVIELAKVIGDVPVGGTVTVLSDDEVAELDIRAWCHLQNQEYVGEEPADQGWAYVVRRLS, encoded by the coding sequence GTGCCCTACTTCGACGTCGCTTCCTCCGCTCCCCTGCACCCCGTTGCCCGCCAGGCGCTGCTCGCCTCGCTGGACGAGGGATGGGCCGATCCGGCCCGGCTGTACAAGGAGGGACGGCGGGCACGGCTGCTGCTCGACGCCGCCCGGGAGGCCGCCGCACAGGCGGTGGGATGCCGCCCGGACGAGCTCGTCTTCACCTCTTCGGGGACGCGCGCGGTGCACTCCGGGATCGCGGGCGCGCTCGCGGGACGGCGGCGTGTCGGGCGGCATGTGGTGGTGTCTGCGGTCGAACACTCGGCAGTGCTCCATTCGGCCGCCGACCATGAGAGCCGGGACGGCGCGGCGACACAGGTGCCGGTGGACCGGTCGGGCCGCGTCAACGTGGCCGCGTACGCCGAAGCCCTGCGCGCGGACACCGCGCTGGCGTGCCTGCAGAGCGCCAACCACGAGGTGGGCACGGTGCAGCCGGTCGCGGAGGTCGCCGAGGCGTGCCGGGCGGCGGGGGTGCCGCTCCTGGTGGACGGGGCGCAGTCGCTGCCGTGGGGGCCGGTGGCCGGTGACTGGTCGCTGCTTGCCGGGAGTGCCCACAAATGGGGCGGGCCCGCGGGCGTCGGGCTGCTGGCCGTACGCAAGGGAGTGCGGTTCGCCGCTCAAGGGCCGCTCGACGAGCGGGAGTCGGGGCGCGCGGCCGGGTTCGAGAACCTGCCGGCGATCGTGGCCGCCGCGGCCTCGCTGCGGGCGGTGCATGCCGAGGCCGCTCAGGAGGCGGTGCGGCTGCGGGAGTTGACGGAGCGGATCCGGGCGCGGGTGCCGCAGCTGGTGCCGGACGTGGCGGTCGTGGGCGATCCCGAGCGGCGGCTGCCGCACCTGGTGACCTTCTCGTGTCTCTATGTCGACGGGGAGACCCTGCTGCACGAGCTGGACCGGGCGGGTTTCTCCGTGTCGTCCGGTTCTTCCTGTACGAGTTCGACGCTGACCCCGAGCCATGTGCTGAAGGCGATGGGGGTGCTGAGCGAGGGGAATGTCCGCGTTTCGCTGCCCGTGGGGACCTCGGCCGAAGTGGTCGAGGAGTTTCTGGCCGTACTTCCGGGAGTTGTCGGGTCCGTACGGGAGAAGCTCGGGGCGCCGGTGGCGGCTGTCCGGCCGGCGCGGGCCCAGTCGCTGGTCGTGGACGCGCTCGGGGAGCGGTGTCCGATTCCGGTGATCGAGCTGGCGAAGGTCATCGGTGACGTGCCGGTCGGCGGCACGGTGACGGTCCTGTCCGACGACGAGGTCGCCGAGCTCGACATCCGGGCCTGGTGCCATCTGCAGAACCAGGAGTACGTCGGCGAGGAGCCGGCGGACCAGGGGTGGGCCTATGTGGTCCGCCGGCTCTCGTAG
- the ctaC gene encoding aa3-type cytochrome oxidase subunit II yields the protein MSPNGSDRSSRRPMRRKLPQVLTAGLILATATGCAYKDFPRLGMPTPVTEEAPRILSLWQGSWAAALATGVLVWGLILWSVIFHRRSRTKVEVPPQTRYNMPIEALYTVVPLIIVSVLFYFTARDESKLLGLSEKPAHTVNVVGFQWSWGFNYVEDVPGSEGDAKTNKDLGAIPDKFKKDFPANAGGVYEVGTPGTDTRGSKETGAKSPGPTLWLPKGEKVRFVLTSRDVIHSFWVVPFLMKQDVIPGHTNVFEVTPNQEGTFMGKCAELCGVDHSRMLFNVKVVSPEEYQKHLEDLAKKGQTGYIPSGIEQTDPARNAEKNQL from the coding sequence GTGAGTCCCAACGGCTCCGACCGCTCGTCGCGGCGCCCGATGCGGCGGAAGCTGCCGCAGGTGCTGACTGCGGGCCTGATCCTTGCGACCGCTACCGGTTGCGCATACAAGGACTTCCCCCGCCTTGGAATGCCCACCCCCGTCACGGAAGAGGCTCCTCGGATCCTCTCGCTGTGGCAGGGCTCCTGGGCCGCCGCGCTCGCCACGGGCGTGCTCGTGTGGGGCCTGATCCTGTGGAGTGTCATTTTCCACCGGCGCAGCCGCACCAAGGTCGAGGTACCTCCGCAGACCCGGTACAACATGCCCATCGAGGCCTTGTACACGGTGGTTCCGCTCATCATCGTCTCGGTGTTGTTCTACTTCACCGCACGAGACGAATCGAAGCTCCTCGGCCTCTCCGAGAAGCCCGCACACACGGTCAACGTGGTGGGCTTCCAGTGGAGCTGGGGCTTCAACTACGTCGAGGACGTCCCCGGTTCCGAGGGTGACGCCAAGACGAACAAGGATCTGGGAGCGATCCCGGACAAGTTCAAGAAGGACTTCCCGGCCAACGCCGGCGGCGTCTACGAGGTCGGCACGCCCGGCACGGACACCCGCGGCAGCAAGGAAACGGGCGCCAAGAGCCCCGGTCCGACGCTGTGGCTGCCCAAGGGCGAGAAGGTCCGGTTCGTCCTGACCTCGCGCGACGTCATCCACTCCTTCTGGGTGGTGCCGTTCCTGATGAAGCAGGACGTCATCCCCGGCCACACCAATGTCTTCGAGGTGACTCCGAACCAGGAGGGCACCTTCATGGGCAAGTGCGCCGAGCTCTGCGGTGTGGACCACTCCCGGATGCTCTTCAACGTGAAGGTCGTTTCCCCCGAGGAGTACCAGAAGCACCTCGAGGACCTGGCGAAGAAGGGTCAGACCGGGTACATCCCGTCCGGCATTGAGCAGACGGACCCGGCCAGGAATGCGGAGAAGAACCAACTGTGA
- the ctaD gene encoding aa3-type cytochrome oxidase subunit I, whose amino-acid sequence MSILNEPKGVAAADDSYENELPVRRRQPGIAVIKWMTTTDHKTIGTMYLVTSFVFFCIGGLMALFMRAELARPGTQIMSNEQFNQAFTMHGTIMLLMFATPLFAGFANWIMPLQIGAPDVAFPRLNMFAYWLYLFGSIIAVAGFLTPQGAADFGWFAYSPLSDAVRSPGIGADMWIMGLAFSGFGTILGSVNFITTIICMRAPGMTMFRMPIFTWNVLLTGVLVLLAFPVLAAALFALEADRKFGAHVFDAANGGALLWQHLFWFFGHPEVYIIALPFFGIISEVIPVFSRKPMFGYIGLVGATIAIAGLSVTVWAHHMYVTGGVLLPFFSFMTFLIAVPTGVKFFNWIGTMWKGSLSFETPMLWAVGFLITFTFGGLTGVILASPPMDFHVSDSYFVVAHFHYVIFGTVVFAMFSGFHFWWPKFTGKMLDERLGKITFWTLFVGFHGTFLVQHWLGAEGMPRRYADYLAADGFTALNTISTISSFLLGLSMLPFMYNVWKTAKYGKKVEVDDPWGYGRSLEWATSCPPPRHNFLTLPRIRSESPAFDLHHPEISAIDQLDAGHGDKALAGGKEAGK is encoded by the coding sequence GTGAGCATCCTCAATGAACCCAAGGGTGTAGCCGCAGCTGACGACTCGTACGAGAACGAGCTCCCGGTTCGGCGCAGGCAGCCCGGTATTGCCGTGATCAAGTGGATGACCACCACTGACCACAAGACCATCGGCACGATGTACCTGGTCACGTCGTTCGTGTTCTTCTGCATCGGCGGTCTGATGGCGCTCTTCATGCGCGCCGAACTGGCCCGTCCCGGCACGCAGATCATGTCGAACGAGCAGTTCAACCAGGCGTTCACGATGCACGGCACGATCATGCTGCTGATGTTCGCGACGCCGCTGTTCGCCGGATTCGCGAACTGGATCATGCCGCTGCAGATCGGTGCGCCCGACGTGGCGTTCCCGCGGCTGAACATGTTCGCCTACTGGCTCTACCTGTTCGGCTCGATCATCGCGGTGGCCGGCTTCCTCACCCCGCAGGGTGCGGCCGACTTCGGCTGGTTCGCCTACTCCCCGCTGTCGGACGCCGTCCGCTCGCCGGGCATCGGCGCCGACATGTGGATCATGGGTCTGGCCTTCTCCGGCTTCGGCACGATCCTCGGCTCGGTCAACTTCATCACGACCATCATCTGCATGCGCGCTCCCGGCATGACGATGTTCCGGATGCCGATCTTCACCTGGAACGTGCTGCTGACCGGTGTGCTGGTCCTGCTCGCCTTCCCGGTCCTGGCGGCCGCGCTGTTCGCCCTGGAGGCGGACCGCAAGTTCGGTGCGCATGTCTTCGACGCCGCCAATGGCGGGGCCTTGCTATGGCAACACCTCTTCTGGTTCTTCGGCCATCCAGAGGTGTACATCATCGCCCTACCATTCTTCGGAATCATTTCCGAAGTCATCCCGGTCTTCTCCCGGAAGCCGATGTTCGGCTACATCGGTCTGGTCGGCGCGACGATCGCGATCGCCGGTCTGTCCGTGACGGTGTGGGCGCACCACATGTACGTCACCGGCGGCGTGCTCCTGCCGTTCTTCTCCTTCATGACGTTCCTCATCGCCGTGCCGACGGGCGTGAAGTTCTTCAACTGGATCGGAACGATGTGGAAGGGCTCGTTGTCCTTCGAGACACCGATGCTCTGGGCCGTCGGCTTCCTGATCACCTTCACCTTCGGTGGTCTGACCGGCGTCATCCTGGCCTCGCCGCCGATGGACTTCCACGTCTCGGACTCGTACTTCGTGGTCGCGCACTTCCACTACGTCATCTTCGGCACCGTGGTGTTCGCGATGTTCTCCGGATTCCACTTCTGGTGGCCGAAGTTCACCGGCAAGATGCTGGACGAGCGGCTCGGCAAGATCACGTTCTGGACGCTGTTCGTGGGCTTCCACGGCACGTTCCTGGTGCAGCACTGGCTGGGCGCCGAGGGCATGCCGCGTCGGTACGCGGACTACCTCGCGGCGGACGGCTTCACCGCGCTGAACACGATCTCGACGATCAGCTCGTTCCTGCTCGGTCTGTCGATGCTCCCCTTCATGTACAACGTCTGGAAGACGGCGAAGTACGGCAAGAAGGTCGAGGTCGACGACCCGTGGGGCTACGGCCGCTCGCTCGAGTGGGCGACGTCCTGCCCGCCGCCGCGGCACAACTTCCTCACGCTGCCGCGGATCCGTTCCGAATCCCCCGCGTTCGACCTGCATCACCCTGAGATCTCGGCGATCGACCAGCTCGACGCCGGTCACGGTGACAAGGCGCTCGCCGGTGGCAAGGAGGCCGGCAAGTGA
- a CDS encoding cytochrome c oxidase subunit 4 yields MKVQGKMFIWLAVFVLAMAIVYGVWSKEPVGTTALFLAFGLCIMIGYYLAFTARRVDAMAQDNKEAEVADEAGEVGFFSPHSWQPLALAIGGALAFMGVIFGWWLMYFSAPIILIGLWGWVFEYYRGENQTQ; encoded by the coding sequence GTGAAGGTCCAAGGCAAGATGTTCATCTGGCTGGCCGTCTTCGTGCTGGCCATGGCCATCGTCTACGGCGTCTGGTCGAAGGAGCCGGTAGGCACCACGGCGCTCTTCCTCGCCTTCGGTCTCTGCATCATGATCGGCTACTACCTGGCCTTCACGGCCCGGCGCGTGGACGCCATGGCGCAGGACAACAAGGAGGCCGAGGTCGCGGACGAGGCCGGCGAGGTGGGCTTCTTCAGCCCGCACAGCTGGCAGCCGCTCGCGCTGGCCATCGGTGGCGCGCTCGCCTTCATGGGCGTCATCTTCGGCTGGTGGCTGATGTACTTCTCGGCGCCGATCATCCTGATCGGCCTGTGGGGCTGGGTCTTCGAGTACTACCGCGGCGAGAACCAGACGCAGTGA
- a CDS encoding L,D-transpeptidase, with product MNHSPRIRTVVSCTSLVVALGAGATACGSSDGHPLSAKPYDAAGQIAFNGPAGTQKADPEKPLEVTAQGKHGRITDVTATDTLGRYVAGELSADGKRWHTTSPLAAGAHYTVKVSTEDEEGSPGRKLLNFETTAAKKALKVEFGPESGTYGVGQPVTAKLSKPVKGKEARAIVERSLTVRSEPATQGAWHWVDSETLHYRPKDYWPANASINVSSHLDGIKVNDKLWGGESKPLQLKTGDRIEAVTDASSHYMTVYRNGEEINSMPVTTGKPGWETRNGVKVVLGLEYVVRMTSSAIGAAEFYDKQVYYATRLTDSGEYVHAAPWSVGSQGYENVSHGCTGMSTGDAAWFYETVKQGDLVKVINSYGEDMPAFGNGLGDWNMPWKEWREGSTLLAGTREGQSPVDMARLRPQI from the coding sequence ATGAATCACTCACCGCGAATCCGCACGGTTGTGAGTTGCACCTCGCTGGTGGTCGCCCTCGGTGCGGGGGCCACGGCCTGCGGCAGCTCCGACGGCCACCCGCTCTCGGCGAAGCCGTACGACGCGGCCGGCCAGATCGCCTTCAACGGCCCTGCCGGGACACAGAAGGCGGATCCGGAGAAGCCCCTGGAGGTGACCGCCCAGGGCAAGCACGGGCGCATCACCGATGTCACGGCCACCGACACCCTCGGCCGCTACGTGGCGGGCGAGCTGTCCGCCGACGGCAAGCGGTGGCACACCACGTCCCCGCTCGCCGCGGGCGCCCACTACACGGTGAAGGTCTCCACCGAGGACGAGGAGGGCTCCCCGGGCCGCAAGCTCCTGAACTTCGAGACCACGGCGGCCAAGAAGGCCCTGAAGGTCGAGTTCGGCCCTGAGTCGGGCACGTACGGCGTCGGACAGCCCGTCACGGCGAAGCTCTCCAAGCCCGTCAAGGGCAAGGAGGCGAGGGCCATCGTCGAGCGCTCCCTGACGGTGCGTTCGGAGCCCGCGACGCAGGGCGCCTGGCACTGGGTGGACAGCGAGACGCTGCACTACCGGCCCAAGGACTACTGGCCGGCCAACGCCAGCATCAATGTGAGCTCGCACCTCGACGGCATCAAGGTCAACGACAAGCTGTGGGGCGGCGAGTCGAAGCCCTTGCAGCTGAAGACCGGTGACCGGATCGAGGCTGTGACGGATGCCTCTTCGCACTACATGACCGTCTACCGCAACGGCGAGGAGATCAACTCCATGCCGGTGACCACCGGCAAGCCCGGCTGGGAGACGCGCAACGGCGTCAAGGTGGTCCTCGGCCTGGAGTACGTGGTCCGGATGACCAGCTCCGCCATCGGCGCCGCGGAGTTCTACGACAAGCAGGTCTACTACGCGACCCGGCTCACCGACAGCGGCGAGTACGTGCACGCCGCGCCCTGGTCGGTCGGCTCGCAGGGCTACGAGAACGTCAGCCACGGCTGCACCGGCATGAGCACGGGCGACGCCGCCTGGTTCTACGAGACGGTCAAGCAGGGCGACTTGGTGAAGGTCATCAACAGCTACGGCGAGGACATGCCGGCCTTCGGCAACGGGCTCGGCGACTGGAACATGCCCTGGAAGGAGTGGCGCGAGGGCAGCACCCTGCTCGCCGGCACCCGGGAGGGCCAGAGCCCCGTCGACATGGCGCGGCTCCGCCCGCAGATCTGA
- the ctaE gene encoding aa3-type cytochrome oxidase subunit III, translating to MSVVATAMTVDKGHAHPSVNRPNLTSVGTIIWLSSELMFFAALFAMYFTLRSVTGPDHWKEMASSLNFPFSATNTTILVLSSLTCQLGVFAAERGDVKKLRMWFIVTFIMGSIFIGGQVFEYTELVKHEGLSLSSDPYGSVFYLTTGFHGLHVTGGLIAFLLVLGRTYAAKRFTHDQATAAIVVSYYWHFVDVVWIGLFATIYMIK from the coding sequence ATGTCGGTCGTGGCGACAGCAATGACAGTAGACAAGGGTCACGCGCACCCGTCGGTCAATCGACCGAACCTCACCAGCGTCGGAACCATCATCTGGTTGAGCTCCGAGCTGATGTTCTTCGCGGCCCTCTTCGCGATGTACTTCACCCTGCGATCGGTTACGGGTCCCGATCACTGGAAGGAAATGGCCTCGAGCCTGAACTTCCCGTTCTCGGCGACGAACACCACGATCCTGGTGCTCTCCTCGCTCACCTGCCAGCTCGGCGTCTTCGCCGCCGAGCGCGGGGACGTGAAGAAGCTCCGGATGTGGTTCATCGTGACCTTCATCATGGGTTCGATCTTCATCGGAGGTCAGGTCTTCGAGTACACCGAGCTGGTCAAGCACGAGGGTCTCTCGCTCTCGTCCGACCCGTACGGCTCGGTGTTCTATCTGACGACCGGCTTCCACGGCTTGCATGTGACGGGCGGTCTGATCGCCTTCCTGCTGGTTCTCGGCAGGACATACGCGGCCAAGAGGTTCACCCATGACCAGGCAACTGCCGCCATCGTCGTGTCCTACTACTGGCACTTCGTCGATGTCGTCTGGATCGGCCTCTTCGCCACGATCTACATGATCAAGTAA
- the qcrC gene encoding cytochrome bc1 complex diheme cytochrome c subunit, with translation MKKLSARRRHPLAAVVVLLLALAATGGLYAAFAPADKAQAEETSQSLAIDEGKKLFAVGCASCHGTGGQGTSDGPSLAGVGAAAVDFQVATGRMPAQQPGAQVPKKKNIYSQAQIDQLAAYIASLGAGPAVPEEKQYSPDGADIGKGGELFRSNCAQCHNFTGEGGALTNGKFAPSLEGVDPKHIYEAMQTGPQNMPSFPDTTMPEKEKRDIIAYLDAVNGEKTASQGGLKLGGLGPVSEGLFAWIFGLGTLIAVAVWVAARTAKAKKS, from the coding sequence GTGAAAAAGCTCTCCGCACGACGACGCCATCCGCTGGCGGCGGTCGTCGTCCTACTCCTCGCGCTGGCGGCCACCGGGGGGCTGTACGCCGCGTTCGCGCCGGCGGACAAGGCGCAGGCCGAAGAAACTTCCCAGTCCCTTGCCATCGACGAGGGCAAGAAGCTCTTCGCCGTCGGCTGCGCCAGCTGCCACGGCACCGGTGGTCAGGGAACCAGTGACGGCCCGAGCCTGGCAGGCGTCGGCGCAGCCGCCGTCGACTTCCAGGTTGCCACCGGCCGGATGCCGGCCCAGCAGCCCGGCGCCCAGGTGCCGAAGAAGAAGAACATCTACTCGCAGGCCCAGATCGACCAGCTCGCGGCGTACATCGCGTCGCTCGGTGCCGGTCCGGCCGTTCCCGAGGAGAAGCAGTACAGCCCCGACGGCGCCGACATCGGCAAGGGTGGCGAGCTGTTCCGCAGCAACTGCGCGCAGTGCCACAACTTCACCGGTGAAGGTGGCGCGCTGACGAACGGCAAGTTCGCGCCCAGCCTCGAGGGTGTGGACCCCAAGCACATCTACGAGGCCATGCAGACGGGCCCGCAGAACATGCCGTCCTTCCCCGACACGACGATGCCGGAGAAGGAGAAGCGGGACATCATCGCGTACCTTGACGCGGTCAATGGCGAGAAGACCGCGAGTCAGGGCGGGCTGAAGCTGGGTGGCCTCGGGCCCGTCAGTGAGGGTCTGTTCGCCTGGATCTTCGGTCTCGGCACGCTGATCGCAGTAGCCGTGTGGGTAGCCGCTCGGACCGCAAAGGCCAAGAAGTCATGA